The sequence GAAGTTGTCGCTGCAGCAGGGGTAAAAGTGAGTGCCCCTGGTCTTGACCAGGTTATCGCAGGATCACCTGTCAGAGTTATCGGGGATGAGCCTGAGGATGTAAAAGCCAGCATTGCCAGAGAAATGACAGAAATCAATGTCACCCTCTCTCCTGAAGGTCTCATAATAAAAGCAGATACTATCGGTGCGCTTGAGGCATTATGTAAAGAGTTATCCGCGCATGAAATTCCGGTTATGAGAGCAGAGGTTGGTCCGGTAAGCAGGCATGACGTAATTGAGACCGAAACAATAAAAGATCCACTCTATCGTGTCCTGATAGCATTTAATACACCGGTTCTTCCAGATGCACAGGATCTTTTAAAAGAACCTGCATATGCTGATATGATTCAGTTTTTTACCGGGAATGTCATCTACCATATTCTTGAGGATTACCTTGAATGGAGAAATAACCTCAAGAGAATAATGGACCAGAAAAAGTTTGAAAAGATTATATTTCCAGCAAAACTTCTCATTCTGCCCGGATGTGTTTTCAGACAGAATAATCCTGCAGTTGTCGGTGTCAGAATCCTTTCTGGAACACTCCGGACCGGCGTAAATCTTGTAAAAAGAGATGGAAAAAAAGCGGGAACCCTGAAATCAATGCAGCTTCGAAAAGAGAATATTCAGGAGGCACACGCAGGGGATGAGGTTGCAATCTCCATTGAAGGCGCTACAGTGGGCAGACAATTTGATGTTGAAGATGAATTGCTCGTTGGTATTCCTGAACGCCATGTAAAAGTGCTTGAAACTGAAATGCTCTCACACCTGAATGAAGATGCGAAGGAAGTTCTTGATGAGTATACCCGGTTGTTCAGACGAGACAATCCCTTCTGGGGGAAGTAGAATTAATAAGGATATTGGCTAACCTGTAAGGAGACTTCTCAGCAAAGCCTGAGTGATGGGTTCTTCGGATCGGACGATAATTAAAAATTTGCAACGATCGTTGAATTTAAAAATTGGTGATAATACATGGTTGATTTTAAGGTAGTCCTTTCAGATCCGGCAACCGGCAAGGCATACAATATTGATGCCAGTGGCGCAGGAGCCGGTTCTTTTATAGGCAAGCGTATTGGCGATGAAATTGATGGCTCATCTCTTGGGTTTGAGGGATATAAAATACAGATTACCGGTGCTTCTGACCGCAATGGAACTCCGGCAAGAAAAAGCCTTCCTATCGCCGGAAGACGGAAAGTTCTGATGGCTGGTGGCATCGGATTTCATCCACGAGTTGAGGGAGAACGCCGCAGAAAAATGGTCCGTGGAGCAGAAATTACCCAGGATTTTGTTCAGATTAATGCAAAAGTTACCTCCCAGGGTTCAAAGAGCCTTGCAGCATACTTTGCACCACCGGAACCGGAAACTCCGGCAGCAGAATAACTTCAATCTTTTTTAAGTAACGCCTGTTTAAGAGAGGGTAACAGGTCTTTCACATCGATATCATACATTTTAGCAACAATTACCAATGCTGCTTCAGGTCTGATATTACCATCAAAATTATCTGATTTTACCTGATTCATCTGTGCAATTATCTCCTCAGGCTCTTTTCTGGCATATCTGGTGATCCGATCCAAAAGCTGTTCAAATGGATCATGCGCGTCAAATATTGATGAAGATGGTTTATAACCGATAGGAATCTGGACTTCTGCAAGATCAAAGAGAGGAAAATACATATCACCATCAGTACCCAGGAGCTGTTGTTCAATTCCACGATGGATGAGAAGATCAACCTGTTCACGGGTCATCCATCGCCTGTCAAAGAAATAATAGTAAATTAATTCACTTTTTCCAAGTTTTTGAACTCTGCTGTGATAAAATGGAGCTGCTAACGCTGTTTTAAGTGTCATACCCGGATACCAGAAATAATCAGTCCTCTATCTATTGCAATTGTATATTCATCACACTTTTTATGTGCAAAACGTTTAGAAATTGAATATACCAGATGGAAAAATAATGTATCAAAAAATTTTCAGAGTAGTATCTAATTAAAAAAACTCAGGTAATCAATCTGATTTACAGAAAAATAAAAAAATTATTCAATCAGAACGGCATTAATAATGCCATGCTGACCTGGTCTGCTGGTAATTCGTGCACGGCCCAGTTCAGTTCTGATGATTGCACCGCGGGTGAGAAGGTTACGCCGGACATAGTTCGGATTGGCTGCATTCTCTTCTACAGTCTCAATCTTTACTTTCTTGGTTTCGCCGGTTTTTACATTGCTGATTGCAGCATATTCGCACCGAAGTGCCCGGACCTTGTTATTCCCGCCATATGTACGGGATATTTTTCTCCGGTCAATACCAATATGGGTTTCAGCTGGAGCTGACCCGATCTCCCTTCGTCTTTTTCCCCGGGATGGGCTGTACCTGCCCCCGGTTGATTTTCGAACAGAACGTCCTTGCCATTGCATAATATCTCATCCTCAAGTATCATTTACCCGGAGTGGGAGAGCCGGGTAAACCACGGAGTCTTATACATATCCCCCGCGCCAGTATATAAGATTCCGCTTAGGAGAGGATCTCATCAATCAGGGGATCGATTCCCTCACCTGTCTTCATATTCGTTCTGAAGATCTTCATAGAAGGATTGTACCGGCGCATATCCTGTTCCATCCTGTTCAGGTCGGCTCCCACTGCGTCTGCGAGATCAATCTTATTCAAAACTCCAATGGAACAGCCCCGGAACATCATCGGATGTTTATTAACAACATCATCACCCTCTGTAGAGGAGACCACAACAATTCGTTTCTCTGCACCAAGCTCAAAATCAGTTGGACACACCATATTTCCGACATTTTCTATGAACAGAATATTCACACCATCTAGTGGAAGGTGGTCAAGTGCATGTTCTATCATGTGTGCATCAAGGTGACATTCTTTCCCGGTATTCACATTTTCAGCTGGA comes from Methanospirillum hungatei and encodes:
- a CDS encoding 30S ribosomal protein S6e, which codes for MVDFKVVLSDPATGKAYNIDASGAGAGSFIGKRIGDEIDGSSLGFEGYKIQITGASDRNGTPARKSLPIAGRRKVLMAGGIGFHPRVEGERRRKMVRGAEITQDFVQINAKVTSQGSKSLAAYFAPPEPETPAAE
- a CDS encoding DUF2240 family protein — encoded protein: MTLKTALAAPFYHSRVQKLGKSELIYYYFFDRRWMTREQVDLLIHRGIEQQLLGTDGDMYFPLFDLAEVQIPIGYKPSSSIFDAHDPFEQLLDRITRYARKEPEEIIAQMNQVKSDNFDGNIRPEAALVIVAKMYDIDVKDLLPSLKQALLKKD
- a CDS encoding 30S ribosomal protein S8e; the encoded protein is MQWQGRSVRKSTGGRYSPSRGKRRREIGSAPAETHIGIDRRKISRTYGGNNKVRALRCEYAAISNVKTGETKKVKIETVEENAANPNYVRRNLLTRGAIIRTELGRARITSRPGQHGIINAVLIE
- the hypB gene encoding hydrogenase nickel incorporation protein HypB; translation: MHHIDISIEKDIFSTNKKLADANAAHLHAHGVRAFDLLGGIGSGKTALIEKVVPKLKDRGMHAAAIAGDVYGDDDFQRIIALGIPAENVNTGKECHLDAHMIEHALDHLPLDGVNILFIENVGNMVCPTDFELGAEKRIVVVSSTEGDDVVNKHPMMFRGCSIGVLNKIDLADAVGADLNRMEQDMRRYNPSMKIFRTNMKTGEGIDPLIDEILS